A genome region from Alkalimarinus coralli includes the following:
- a CDS encoding two-component system response regulator: MSEAVSGRDAMLPLVNRSVVSQPVELSVLLLTGEHKDYLWLQHLVQQMSGFDCSLTWCSDLSRRHDLVSGSQFDLILWDCGFRDEDPLVFLGFLSFDSDQTPVICLSAEPEESFAKIIFQSGGADYICKSTLTHSLLERAIRNVTLRRAVEKQQDTKSHIDTLTGVVNRRVFLDRLHQSVLRADRHEEVLGLVLFNVDDFSRVNDRFGYRVGDQLIKRVASRLRQGLRKSDSLARIGGDEFAIILENMDNALDVNHVTAKLLAQFEAPFDIEHHQLVVTLSAGVASFPEAGPDSESILKNANRAMQDAKRQQGSSFDYYRQKMSVAVERELELEAEFRTAIRNGELRLFYQPRVSIANDQVIGYESLIRWQHPTRGLLMPDDFIPAAERSGMIVPMGYWVVEQACRDLAKLQMLGYGELVCAVNLSFRQFYDKKLSETVFRIIYNANINTGNLEFELTESAMMYDQDYTQRCLKQLAQLGVSFSLDDFGTGYSSFANIQKLPVSTIKIDKSFIENVTSNVDDEIIVKAIISLAHNLQINVVAEGVESEDQLAFLRNQNCDEAQGYLFSKAVNFDAFLSYLEATRALEVINSRG, translated from the coding sequence ATGTCAGAAGCCGTATCAGGTCGTGATGCAATGTTGCCACTCGTCAATCGCTCAGTTGTTAGTCAGCCAGTAGAGCTTAGTGTGCTGCTGCTTACGGGTGAGCATAAGGATTACCTCTGGCTACAACACCTTGTTCAGCAGATGTCCGGTTTTGACTGCTCGCTTACCTGGTGTTCTGATTTATCTCGTCGACATGATTTGGTTAGCGGTAGTCAGTTTGACCTGATTCTCTGGGATTGTGGTTTTCGTGATGAAGACCCGTTGGTCTTTTTAGGTTTCCTCTCTTTTGATAGCGACCAAACGCCTGTTATCTGTCTGAGTGCAGAGCCGGAAGAGTCTTTTGCTAAAATAATTTTTCAGTCCGGTGGTGCCGACTATATCTGCAAGTCGACGCTAACTCATAGCCTGCTCGAACGCGCGATTAGAAATGTCACACTCCGGCGTGCGGTTGAAAAGCAGCAAGATACTAAAAGCCACATTGATACCTTAACCGGTGTCGTTAACCGCCGGGTTTTTCTTGACCGCCTCCACCAATCTGTTTTGAGGGCTGACCGCCACGAGGAGGTATTGGGGCTGGTACTGTTCAATGTTGATGATTTTAGCCGGGTGAATGACCGTTTTGGCTATCGGGTCGGAGATCAGCTGATCAAACGTGTGGCATCAAGGTTAAGGCAAGGGCTCCGCAAGAGTGACAGCCTGGCGCGGATAGGGGGCGACGAGTTCGCCATCATTCTGGAAAATATGGATAACGCACTGGATGTGAACCATGTGACGGCCAAACTACTGGCGCAGTTTGAAGCGCCGTTTGATATTGAGCATCACCAGCTGGTGGTTACGCTGAGTGCTGGCGTTGCATCATTCCCGGAGGCAGGGCCGGACTCTGAGAGTATTCTTAAAAATGCTAACCGGGCGATGCAGGATGCAAAACGCCAGCAGGGTAGTAGTTTTGATTATTATCGCCAGAAGATGAGTGTCGCCGTTGAGCGTGAATTAGAGCTGGAAGCGGAGTTTCGTACCGCCATCAGGAATGGCGAACTCAGATTGTTCTATCAGCCAAGGGTCAGTATTGCCAATGACCAAGTGATTGGCTACGAGAGCCTTATTCGCTGGCAACACCCGACCCGAGGGTTGTTGATGCCTGATGACTTTATACCGGCCGCCGAACGTAGCGGAATGATCGTGCCTATGGGCTACTGGGTCGTGGAGCAAGCCTGTCGTGACCTGGCCAAGTTACAGATGTTGGGGTATGGCGAGTTAGTGTGTGCGGTGAATTTATCCTTCCGTCAGTTCTATGATAAAAAACTAAGTGAAACGGTATTTCGTATTATCTATAACGCCAATATCAACACCGGTAATCTGGAGTTTGAGCTAACCGAATCTGCAATGATGTATGACCAGGACTATACTCAGCGTTGCCTGAAACAGTTGGCGCAGTTAGGGGTTAGTTTTTCACTGGATGACTTCGGAACCGGCTATTCATCATTTGCCAACATTCAGAAACTGCCGGTCTCGACCATTAAAATTGATAAGTCATTTATCGAGAATGTTACCAGCAATGTTGACGATGAGATTATTGTGAAGGCCATTATTAGCCTGGCTCATAACCTGCAAATTAACGTCGTAGCGGAAGGGGTAGAAAGTGAAGATCAGCTGGCTTTTTTGCGCAATCAGAACTGCGATGAAGCTCAGGGTTATCTGTTCAGCAAGGCGGTTAACTTCGATGCATTTTTATCATACCTCGAAGCGACACGGGCTTTAGAGGTGATAAATAGCCGAGGTTAA
- a CDS encoding Tex family protein, whose protein sequence is MDKISQRIADEIGVKVQQVTAAVGLLDEGATVPFISRYRKEVTGSLDDTQMRQIEDRLRYLRELESRRESILASIREQEKLTPALEQDILAAETKTILEDLYLPYKPKRRTKGQIAREAGLEPLADSLLDNPELNPEKEAEAFINADAGVADTKAALDGAKFILMERFSEDAALLGRLRTFLWQEGEIQVTVAEGKEQEGAKFRDYFEHREALKKIPSHRALAIFRGRNEGILNYSIEVGDTDGDRKVAHPCESMVAEHWAIENKDRPADKWLQEVVRWTWRIKLSTHLETELMGQIREQAEDDAINVFASNLKDLLLAAPAGPKATLGLDPGLRTGVKVAVVDATGKVLDHCAIYPHAPQNKWQQSLDILAALCLKHRVQLISIGNGTASRETDKLAAELMAKHPELKLTRITVSEAGASVYSASEYAAKEFPDLDVTIRGAVSIARRLQDPLAELVKIEPKSIGVGQYQHDVSQTQMARSLDAVVEDCVNAVGVDLNTASAPLLTRVSGLNQVIANNIVEYRNLNGAFAGRRELKKVPRLGEKTFEQAAGFLRVMNGKNPLDASAVHPEAYDVVKQIAEKNNRKVEAIIGDSAFLKGVNAQDYVSEKFGTPTVKDIIAELDKPGRDPRPEFRFAAFQEGIEKITDLKPGMTLEGAVTNVTNFGAFVDIGVHQDGLVHISALSNTFVKDPREVVKAGDIVKVKVMEVDVPRNRIGLSMRLTDEPGVEARKESGGRGAETRSAEPGKGHRNPQNRGRSQNRGSSQNRGSSQNRESSPQGAMAGALALAMKSAKKNKK, encoded by the coding sequence ATGGATAAAATATCTCAACGTATTGCTGACGAAATCGGCGTAAAAGTGCAGCAAGTGACGGCTGCTGTGGGGTTGCTTGATGAAGGTGCGACCGTGCCGTTTATCTCTCGTTACCGAAAAGAAGTGACCGGCTCGCTAGATGATACGCAGATGCGTCAAATAGAAGATCGTTTGCGCTACTTGAGAGAGCTGGAAAGCCGAAGAGAGAGTATTCTGGCCAGCATCCGTGAGCAAGAAAAACTGACCCCCGCCCTTGAGCAGGATATTTTAGCCGCTGAGACTAAAACCATACTGGAAGACCTTTACCTCCCCTACAAGCCGAAACGGCGTACTAAAGGCCAAATTGCTCGGGAGGCAGGGCTAGAGCCTTTGGCCGATAGTTTGCTGGACAACCCTGAACTGAACCCTGAAAAAGAGGCGGAAGCATTTATTAATGCCGACGCAGGTGTGGCAGACACCAAGGCTGCGTTAGATGGCGCTAAATTTATATTGATGGAGCGCTTTAGTGAAGATGCTGCTTTGCTGGGCAGGCTGAGAACCTTCCTTTGGCAGGAGGGCGAGATACAGGTCACGGTTGCAGAAGGGAAAGAGCAGGAAGGAGCGAAGTTCCGAGATTATTTTGAACACCGGGAAGCGTTGAAAAAAATACCCTCTCACCGTGCGCTCGCTATTTTTAGAGGGCGGAATGAAGGCATCTTAAACTACAGTATTGAGGTAGGCGATACTGATGGAGATAGAAAGGTCGCCCACCCCTGTGAGTCAATGGTGGCAGAGCACTGGGCTATAGAGAATAAAGATCGCCCTGCTGATAAATGGTTGCAGGAAGTGGTTCGATGGACCTGGCGTATCAAGCTCAGCACGCACCTTGAAACCGAACTGATGGGGCAGATACGCGAGCAAGCAGAAGACGATGCCATCAACGTATTTGCCAGCAACTTGAAAGATTTATTACTTGCTGCTCCGGCGGGGCCAAAAGCAACACTGGGCCTGGACCCTGGGTTAAGAACAGGGGTTAAAGTTGCCGTCGTTGATGCCACAGGCAAGGTGTTAGACCACTGCGCGATATATCCTCATGCGCCACAGAACAAGTGGCAGCAGTCGCTTGATATACTGGCTGCGCTTTGTTTAAAACATCGTGTTCAGCTTATTAGCATCGGTAACGGCACAGCATCTCGTGAAACGGATAAACTAGCAGCAGAGCTGATGGCGAAACACCCTGAACTGAAGCTGACGCGTATTACGGTGAGTGAAGCGGGCGCTTCGGTCTATTCTGCTTCTGAATACGCCGCTAAAGAATTTCCTGATCTGGATGTAACAATTCGGGGGGCGGTATCGATTGCACGTCGCTTGCAGGATCCGCTGGCTGAACTGGTTAAAATTGAACCCAAGTCTATCGGTGTGGGTCAATATCAGCATGATGTGAGTCAGACCCAGATGGCCCGCAGTCTGGATGCGGTGGTAGAGGACTGTGTAAACGCCGTTGGAGTCGATCTGAATACAGCCTCCGCGCCGCTGTTAACGCGGGTATCGGGTTTGAATCAGGTTATCGCCAACAATATTGTTGAATACCGTAATCTCAATGGTGCCTTTGCTGGCCGACGTGAATTGAAAAAAGTACCAAGATTAGGCGAAAAAACATTTGAGCAGGCAGCCGGCTTTTTAAGGGTGATGAATGGTAAGAACCCACTGGATGCATCTGCTGTGCACCCGGAAGCCTATGATGTGGTTAAACAAATTGCCGAGAAAAATAACCGCAAGGTGGAAGCGATTATCGGCGACTCAGCCTTTTTGAAAGGGGTGAATGCGCAAGACTATGTTAGTGAAAAATTCGGCACCCCAACAGTTAAGGATATTATTGCCGAATTAGATAAACCCGGACGAGACCCAAGGCCTGAATTTCGTTTTGCCGCCTTTCAGGAGGGCATTGAGAAAATTACCGACCTCAAGCCGGGGATGACACTGGAAGGGGCGGTCACCAACGTAACTAACTTTGGTGCCTTTGTTGATATCGGTGTTCATCAAGACGGTTTAGTTCATATCTCTGCGCTATCGAATACATTTGTTAAAGACCCTCGTGAAGTGGTTAAAGCGGGAGATATTGTAAAAGTTAAAGTGATGGAAGTAGACGTACCGCGTAATCGCATTGGGCTGTCTATGCGTTTGACTGATGAACCGGGTGTAGAGGCCAGGAAAGAGTCTGGTGGACGCGGCGCTGAAACGAGAAGCGCTGAGCCCGGAAAGGGGCACCGTAACCCGCAGAATCGTGGACGTAGTCAGAACAGGGGAAGTAGTCAGAACAGGGGAAGTAGTCAGAACAGGGAAAGCAGCCCTCAGGGGGCGATGGCAGGCGCGCTAGCGTTGGCCATGAAGTCGGCAAAAAAGAACAAGAAATAA
- the rep gene encoding DNA helicase Rep: protein MSRLNPRQREAVHYVSGPLLVLAGAGSGKTSVITSKIVYLVEQCGIKARNIAALTFTNKAAREMKERVGKLLKGKDAKGLTVSTFHNLGLNIIRQEHKVLGYKSGFTIFDSEDAKALIRDLMMKDFSDTGEEVADVQMAISNWKNDMLCPDRALSRAKDEREQMMAQVYKLYNRYLKAYNAVDFDDLILLPVTLFQNNPEILDKWQNKLRYLLVDEYQDTNITQYELVKMLVGVRATFTVVGDDDQSIYSWRGARPENLVKLKEDFPNLNLIKLEQNYRSTRLILNAANQVIANNPHVFEKALWSDFAVGDQIRIIECRNEDAEAERIAGEILNFKLKNKVDFKDFAILYRGNHQSRLLEIKLQAFQIPYQLSGGTSFFARNEIKDAMAYLRLLINPEDDAAFLRIINVPRREIGPSTVEKLGNYATERDCGLYQAVDEIGLEQHLTGKGLERVRRFTHWLRNTTRRCSQEDPVTVIKQMFTDIEYEEWLHENSASPTQAERRMANVWYLIDSLQKMLDKDKGTADEIGIDEAVTKLVLRDMLEQQQEEEETDKVHLMTLHASKGLEFPHVFIMGLEEEILPHRASIEENNIEEERRLMYVGITRAKKTLALTYAGTRKQYGEKIETIPSRFLDELPEDDVVWEGGGKNDKAVNQEKGKATLASLKDLMGE from the coding sequence GTGTCACGACTCAACCCCAGACAACGCGAGGCCGTACATTATGTTAGTGGCCCTCTTTTGGTTCTTGCCGGTGCTGGCAGTGGTAAAACCAGCGTAATCACCAGCAAAATAGTCTATCTGGTTGAGCAATGTGGCATCAAAGCCAGAAATATTGCAGCCCTGACATTTACCAATAAAGCAGCTCGTGAGATGAAAGAGCGTGTCGGCAAACTGCTGAAAGGGAAGGACGCTAAAGGCCTCACGGTATCGACGTTTCATAACCTCGGCCTGAACATCATTCGGCAAGAACATAAAGTGCTGGGGTATAAATCCGGCTTTACCATTTTTGATTCCGAAGATGCCAAGGCACTGATTCGTGACCTGATGATGAAGGACTTTTCCGATACCGGAGAAGAGGTCGCTGACGTGCAGATGGCCATTTCGAACTGGAAAAACGACATGTTATGCCCAGACCGGGCCCTTAGCCGTGCGAAAGACGAGCGCGAACAGATGATGGCTCAGGTCTACAAACTCTATAACCGATACCTGAAGGCCTATAACGCGGTTGATTTTGACGACCTTATTTTGTTGCCCGTAACACTGTTTCAAAATAACCCTGAAATCCTCGATAAATGGCAGAATAAACTTCGCTATCTATTGGTCGATGAATATCAAGATACCAACATCACTCAATATGAGCTGGTCAAGATGCTGGTTGGGGTCAGAGCCACATTTACCGTAGTTGGGGATGATGATCAGTCAATCTATTCATGGCGTGGGGCTCGCCCCGAAAATCTGGTGAAGCTAAAAGAGGATTTCCCCAATCTCAACCTCATCAAACTTGAGCAAAACTACCGCTCTACTCGGCTCATCCTGAATGCGGCCAACCAGGTTATCGCCAACAACCCTCACGTATTTGAAAAGGCACTCTGGAGCGATTTTGCGGTCGGTGACCAGATACGCATTATCGAGTGCCGAAATGAAGATGCAGAAGCTGAGCGCATAGCCGGAGAAATCCTTAACTTTAAACTCAAGAATAAAGTCGACTTTAAAGACTTTGCGATCCTATACCGCGGCAATCACCAATCACGGTTGCTGGAGATAAAGCTGCAGGCGTTTCAGATTCCCTACCAGTTGTCGGGCGGTACCTCTTTTTTCGCTCGAAACGAAATTAAAGATGCCATGGCCTATCTGCGATTATTGATAAACCCGGAAGACGATGCCGCCTTTTTGCGCATTATCAACGTGCCACGCAGAGAGATAGGCCCCAGCACGGTCGAAAAACTCGGTAATTATGCCACCGAACGAGACTGCGGTCTGTATCAGGCCGTTGATGAAATTGGTCTGGAACAGCACCTGACGGGCAAAGGGCTAGAAAGGGTCAGGCGGTTCACTCACTGGCTTCGCAACACCACCCGACGCTGCAGCCAGGAAGACCCGGTAACCGTGATCAAACAGATGTTTACCGATATTGAGTATGAAGAGTGGTTGCATGAAAACAGCGCCTCACCCACTCAGGCTGAGCGCAGAATGGCAAACGTCTGGTACCTGATCGATTCGCTGCAAAAAATGCTCGATAAAGACAAAGGCACGGCCGATGAAATTGGCATTGATGAAGCCGTCACCAAACTTGTTCTAAGAGATATGCTAGAACAGCAACAAGAGGAAGAGGAGACCGATAAAGTCCACTTAATGACCCTGCACGCATCAAAGGGGCTCGAATTCCCCCATGTGTTCATCATGGGGCTGGAAGAAGAGATACTGCCTCACCGTGCCAGCATTGAAGAAAATAATATCGAAGAAGAGCGCCGCCTGATGTACGTCGGAATTACCCGCGCCAAGAAAACCCTCGCACTGACTTATGCTGGAACCCGCAAGCAATATGGCGAAAAAATTGAGACCATCCCCAGCCGTTTTCTTGATGAGCTGCCGGAGGATGATGTGGTATGGGAAGGTGGCGGCAAAAACGACAAAGCCGTTAATCAGGAAAAGGGTAAAGCCACGCTCGCCAGTTTGAAGGATTTGATGGGGGAATAA
- the gshA gene encoding glutamate--cysteine ligase, producing MTNALDARLELLSEAARRELLNISRGIEKEGLRVDSSHFISQTSHPDVLGHTLTHPQITTDYSEALMELITPVSQSVDGLLKDLGDVHSFVQSNLGDEVLWSGSMPCKIEGNESIRIAEYGDSNLGKLKHIYRKGLDVRYGRIMQSIAGLHYNFSLPDAFWKEWQVVLGDKQPLQDFKSEQYFSLIRNFRRHSWLLMYLFGASPALDQSFLAGMRHPLQPFDEKGTWYLPYATSLRMGDLGYHSNAQSSLAICFNNLSNFTNTLQEAIHKPYPAYEVMGVKKDGEYIQLNTNILQIENEYYSSIRPKRNAESGEKPISALQQRGVEYIEVRCLDLNPFLPLGISAQQVRFLDAFLIHCLIADSPLVSDAECQALDWNFETVVNRGREPGLKLKTPAGDAPLNELGLSLLDGIEQVAKIFDDVNAMAADAGSLGQQGQANGKSYIAAIEEQRQKLIQPDLTPSANILSVMASESLSWLEFVGELSLKHQLVSQSQGHQPSIDEKYALMAKESFLKEQQLKEADLSEFSEYMTQYLS from the coding sequence ATGACAAATGCTCTGGACGCTCGACTGGAACTGCTTTCCGAAGCGGCACGCCGTGAATTGTTAAATATTTCACGAGGAATTGAAAAAGAAGGGCTTCGGGTCGACTCAAGTCACTTTATCTCTCAGACCAGTCATCCAGACGTATTAGGGCATACGCTGACCCACCCGCAAATCACCACAGACTACTCTGAAGCGTTGATGGAGCTGATTACGCCTGTGTCGCAAAGTGTTGACGGGCTATTGAAAGACCTGGGCGATGTGCACAGCTTCGTACAGAGCAACCTGGGTGACGAAGTACTTTGGTCTGGCAGTATGCCCTGCAAGATTGAAGGCAACGAAAGCATTCGCATTGCAGAATATGGCGACTCAAACCTGGGTAAGCTAAAACATATCTACCGTAAAGGTCTGGATGTTCGCTATGGCCGGATTATGCAAAGCATTGCCGGGCTGCACTACAACTTTTCACTGCCTGATGCATTCTGGAAAGAGTGGCAGGTGGTACTGGGCGATAAGCAGCCTTTGCAGGATTTTAAGTCAGAACAATACTTCTCTCTTATCAGAAACTTTCGACGTCACTCGTGGTTGCTGATGTATCTGTTTGGTGCGTCTCCCGCGCTTGACCAGAGTTTCCTGGCAGGCATGAGACACCCGCTTCAGCCATTTGATGAAAAAGGCACGTGGTATTTACCTTATGCGACCTCATTGCGTATGGGGGACCTGGGGTACCATAGCAACGCCCAGTCTTCGCTGGCGATCTGCTTTAATAACCTAAGCAACTTCACCAACACCTTACAGGAAGCGATACATAAGCCTTACCCGGCTTATGAAGTGATGGGGGTTAAAAAAGATGGCGAATATATCCAGTTAAATACCAACATCCTTCAAATTGAAAATGAGTACTATAGCTCGATAAGGCCTAAGCGAAATGCTGAGTCTGGCGAAAAACCAATTTCTGCGCTGCAACAGCGGGGCGTTGAGTATATTGAGGTTCGTTGTCTTGACCTGAACCCGTTTCTTCCTCTAGGTATTAGTGCCCAGCAAGTTCGTTTTCTGGATGCCTTTCTGATTCATTGCCTGATCGCTGATAGCCCGCTTGTTTCAGACGCAGAGTGCCAAGCGTTAGACTGGAACTTTGAGACCGTTGTTAACCGTGGTCGAGAGCCCGGTCTTAAGTTAAAGACGCCTGCGGGTGATGCGCCTTTAAATGAATTGGGCTTAAGCCTGCTGGACGGCATTGAGCAGGTCGCAAAGATATTTGATGACGTTAATGCGATGGCGGCTGACGCAGGTTCACTGGGCCAACAAGGCCAGGCTAATGGTAAAAGTTATATCGCAGCCATTGAGGAGCAGCGGCAAAAGTTAATTCAGCCTGACTTAACGCCATCCGCCAACATCTTGTCTGTAATGGCGTCTGAATCGCTCTCTTGGCTGGAATTTGTCGGGGAGCTATCTCTCAAGCACCAACTGGTGTCTCAATCACAGGGGCATCAGCCATCTATTGATGAAAAGTATGCGTTAATGGCTAAAGAATCTTTCCTTAAAGAACAGCAACTTAAAGAGGCTGATTTAAGTGAATTCTCTGAGTATATGACGCAGTATCTATCTTAA
- a CDS encoding IS1182 family transposase: MGRQYKKTHSRDQGDLFPSHMDDYVHERHPIRALDAYVECLDLGKLGYQHTLENKVNSGQPAYPPGALLKLYLYGYLNRIKSSRRLEQECHRNIEVMWLVQGLKPSYKTIANFRSQNRRAIRETHKEFILFCKKLSLFGGQCIAIDGSFFKGSASRKSFTTTTGLKKKLKKLEAHIEQWQNELDQQDAQEKEEENKPSDIELEKVLQQLEDWKKEKQDKESELKRLEKSKKTQESSTDKDARLLNKGTQKVSGYSVQIAVDNKHHLIVCEEVTTEPNDLKQLHPMSLKAKKILNSDELEVLADAGYYSGAHIAKCVKDKITPYVPKPKTGGKGKKGRYTKDQFIYDARKNHYVCPAGESLNQRGSPRTQNGQVFHRFSASETVCKSCPQKASCLGEKIPCRVVWRSENADLLTAHQERMKVSKGKMRERSTLVEHPFGTMKSRAGWSHFLLRGQEKVAAEFSLMALCYNLTRALNVLGFDRLLEEIKNKALFRLNRRSPELYLKAYKYYLFLQTIIIKAVVMTPDSLRVRFEVKESLAC, encoded by the coding sequence ATGGGAAGACAATACAAGAAAACACACTCCCGCGATCAAGGGGATTTGTTTCCGAGCCATATGGATGACTACGTGCATGAGAGGCATCCCATCAGAGCCCTTGATGCCTATGTTGAATGTTTAGACTTAGGAAAGCTCGGCTATCAACATACCTTAGAAAACAAGGTTAATAGCGGGCAGCCTGCCTACCCTCCCGGTGCGTTACTCAAGCTTTACCTCTACGGATATCTAAACCGCATTAAGTCGAGTCGTCGGTTGGAACAAGAGTGCCACCGTAATATAGAGGTGATGTGGTTAGTTCAAGGGCTTAAGCCAAGCTATAAGACGATCGCTAATTTTCGCAGCCAAAACCGGCGTGCGATTCGGGAGACTCATAAAGAGTTTATTTTATTCTGCAAGAAACTTTCGTTGTTTGGAGGCCAGTGCATTGCTATTGACGGCAGTTTCTTTAAAGGAAGCGCGAGCCGCAAGAGCTTTACGACCACCACAGGTCTCAAGAAGAAGCTCAAAAAGCTAGAGGCGCATATCGAGCAATGGCAGAACGAGCTAGATCAGCAAGATGCGCAGGAAAAGGAAGAAGAAAACAAGCCCAGTGATATTGAACTGGAAAAAGTGCTTCAGCAACTCGAAGACTGGAAAAAAGAAAAACAAGATAAAGAGAGCGAATTAAAAAGGTTAGAAAAATCTAAAAAAACACAAGAGAGCAGTACAGACAAAGATGCCCGTTTACTGAACAAAGGAACTCAAAAGGTATCCGGCTACAGCGTACAGATAGCAGTAGATAACAAGCATCACTTGATCGTTTGCGAAGAAGTCACAACGGAGCCAAACGACCTTAAACAATTGCACCCAATGTCGCTAAAAGCAAAGAAAATACTGAATTCAGATGAGTTAGAAGTGCTTGCTGATGCGGGCTATTACAGCGGGGCGCATATTGCTAAGTGTGTAAAAGATAAGATAACACCTTATGTTCCCAAGCCTAAAACGGGGGGTAAAGGGAAAAAGGGAAGGTACACAAAAGACCAGTTCATATATGATGCGAGGAAAAATCATTATGTGTGCCCTGCAGGAGAGTCATTAAACCAACGAGGGTCGCCCCGCACACAGAACGGACAAGTATTTCATCGCTTCAGTGCATCAGAAACAGTCTGTAAAAGCTGCCCCCAAAAAGCAAGCTGTCTTGGGGAGAAAATACCTTGCCGAGTCGTGTGGCGAAGTGAGAATGCAGACCTGCTCACAGCTCATCAAGAACGAATGAAGGTAAGCAAAGGAAAAATGCGCGAGCGAAGTACACTCGTTGAGCACCCATTTGGCACGATGAAATCTAGAGCAGGTTGGAGCCACTTCCTGCTAAGAGGCCAAGAGAAGGTAGCGGCTGAGTTTAGTTTAATGGCGTTATGTTATAATCTCACACGTGCACTTAATGTGTTGGGGTTCGACAGGCTCCTTGAGGAGATAAAAAATAAAGCTCTGTTTCGCCTTAATAGAAGGAGCCCAGAGCTATATTTAAAGGCCTATAAGTATTACCTGTTTCTACAGACAATAATTATAAAGGCCGTTGTAATGACGCCAGATTCGCTTCGAGTTCGTTTTGAAGTCAAAGAATCTCTTGCTTGTTAA
- a CDS encoding flagellar basal body-associated FliL family protein has product MIEQHAPSKNTVTHRFGFLLAALFIICSTISGHSQAEEDENKVNVQYVDLKPSFVANFGGPAPKLKFVKADISVRTNTVAAAGLVEQHMPLIRNEIVLLLSAQAEADISTMEGQEKLRLEALERVKKVLEEETGSPTAEDLLFTNFVLQR; this is encoded by the coding sequence TTGATAGAGCAACATGCACCATCCAAAAATACAGTCACACACCGTTTTGGCTTTCTGCTGGCCGCGCTATTCATTATCTGCTCAACGATCAGCGGCCACAGCCAGGCAGAAGAAGACGAGAACAAGGTTAATGTTCAGTACGTTGATCTAAAACCTTCGTTTGTCGCTAATTTCGGCGGACCAGCACCAAAGCTTAAATTTGTTAAAGCAGACATTTCAGTAAGAACAAATACCGTGGCGGCTGCCGGTCTGGTTGAACAGCACATGCCACTGATCAGAAATGAAATTGTACTGCTTTTAAGTGCGCAGGCAGAAGCCGATATCAGCACCATGGAAGGACAGGAAAAACTAAGGCTAGAGGCGCTGGAGAGGGTGAAGAAAGTTCTGGAAGAAGAAACGGGCTCACCAACAGCAGAGGATCTGCTATTTACCAACTTTGTGTTGCAGCGTTAA
- a CDS encoding REP-associated tyrosine transposase, producing the protein MVAYRRNFVAGGTYFFTVTLKNRKTTYLTDYIDELRNAFRLCRNKQFFTIDAIVILPDHLHTIWGLPEGDIDYPSRWRFIKSSFTRNIRKSGVPLNANKHGGFDVWQRRYWEHTIKSQEDYNRHIDYIHYNPVKHGYVENPTNWPWSSFHSFVKKGVLEPEWGSVITPEADFDFGE; encoded by the coding sequence ATGGTTGCCTACCGAAGAAATTTTGTAGCTGGCGGAACATATTTTTTCACTGTTACGTTAAAGAACAGAAAAACAACATACTTAACAGATTATATTGATGAACTCCGAAATGCTTTTCGACTGTGTCGAAATAAGCAGTTTTTCACTATTGATGCCATCGTGATTTTGCCTGATCACCTGCATACAATTTGGGGCTTGCCTGAAGGTGACATCGATTATCCTTCCCGCTGGCGCTTTATCAAATCGAGTTTCACTCGAAATATTCGTAAATCAGGCGTTCCCCTTAATGCAAATAAACACGGAGGTTTTGATGTCTGGCAAAGGCGGTATTGGGAGCATACGATAAAAAGCCAAGAAGACTACAATCGGCATATAGACTATATCCATTACAACCCTGTGAAACACGGTTATGTTGAAAACCCAACAAATTGGCCATGGTCATCATTCCATTCTTTTGTAAAAAAAGGTGTTCTAGAACCCGAATGGGGATCAGTAATAACCCCTGAAGCCGACTTTGATTTCGGAGAGTAA
- the rmf gene encoding ribosome modulation factor, which yields MAKDFSLGWDLESLNKAYQQGYMAGLMGMNRQKCPYNGEVIAAAWEAGWEDGYDSCKLKEPVHRIA from the coding sequence ATGGCCAAAGACTTTTCATTAGGGTGGGACCTCGAGTCTCTCAATAAAGCATACCAGCAAGGTTATATGGCCGGATTGATGGGGATGAACCGTCAGAAGTGTCCGTACAACGGAGAAGTCATTGCTGCAGCATGGGAAGCGGGCTGGGAAGATGGATATGACTCATGCAAACTTAAAGAACCTGTTCATAGGATTGCATAA